The following is a genomic window from Ralstonia sp. RRA.
TGGCCGCGGCAGTGCCGGTGGCAACGGCTGCCGTGCCCGGCATGGCGTGGTGCAGCTTGCCCATGGAGAGCGCGCGCACCAGCAGGTCGACGTCGGCGGCGGCCAACTTCTTGCCACTGGATGCAACGTAGTCGACGGGCTTGGCCACGAAGGCGACCTTGGGCGTGTGCTGGCGCTTGGCGGCCTCGTCCACGTCCTTGATCAGCCCCATGCGCAGCGCGCCATAGGTGCGGATGGTCTCGAACATCGCCAGTGCCTTGGGGTCGCCGTTGATGGCGTCCTGCAGCTCGGTGCCGGTATAGCCGATGCTCTCCGCGTTGACGAAGATGGTCGGGATGCCGACGTTGATCATGGTCGCCTTGAGCGTGCCGACGCCCGGCACTTCAAGATTGTCGACCATGTTGCCGGTCGGGAACATCGCGCCGCCCGCGCCTTCTTCCTCGGCGGCTGGGTCCATGAATTCGAGCTGCACTTCGGCGGCCGGGAAGGGCACGCCATCGAGCTCGAAGCCACCGGTCTCCTGGACTTCGCCGTTGGTGATGGGCACGTGGCCGATGATGATCTTGCCGATATTGGCCTGCCAGATGCGCACGATGGCGACACCGTTACGCGGGATGCGGCCGGGTTCGACCAGGCCGGCGCTGATGGCGAAGGGGCCGACCGCAGCGGACAGGTTGCCGCAGTTGCCGCTCCAGTCGACAAAGAGCTGGTCGATGGAGACCTGGCCGAACAGGTAGTCGACATCGTGGTCCGGGCGCGTGCTCTTGGACACGATCACGGTCTTGCTGGTGCTGGAGGTCGCGCCGCCCATGCCGTCGATCTGCTTGCCGTACGGGTCGGGGCTGCCAATCACGCGCATCAGCAGCGCGTCACGGGCATGGCCGGGAACCTGCGCGGTTTCGGGCAGGTCTTGCAGGCGGAAGAACACGCCCTTGCTGGTGCCGCCACGGATATAGGTGGCGGGGATTTTGATCTGGGGTACGTGAGCCATGGGAATCTTGGGTCCTGGTTATTCAGAAATTCTGACGCGCCAAGAATTGTTTGCACAACCGGATAACAGTTCTGCAGACCAGCGTAGGTGTAGTAAAAAAACGCCGGGAAATTTCCGGCGTTCTTCTCTTTTTTTGAAACGTACAACGATTTAAATGCCGAAGCTTTCGAGACTCGCCGGGTGGAACAGGTCCTTCGCATCAAGCGCGCGGATCGACAGACCTTCCTCGTGGTGTCGCTTCAGGAAGCGGTTCACGGTGTTCTCGTTCGCGGCAAAACCGTACGACCAGAAGTCATCGCCCATCAACTGGCGCGCAGCGCGAAGCTGGTTCTCGATAAACGGCAGCGTGACCTTGGTGGCCGACGTGTCGGTCAGACGGTGCAATGCGAGCGCTTTCGATTTCTCAAATGCCTTCATCACCGACATCGGAAGCCACGGGTGCTGTTCAACCAGCGTGCGACGAATGCCAAGCGTGTGCATGATCGGGAACAGCTTCGTGCGACGGTACCAGTCAGCGGCGCTCGCCTGCGGATCATCGAACAGGTACTTCACATTCGGCGAGCCGTGATCGAAACACGACGGTGCACGCGGGCCGATCAGCGCATCGATTTCACCCGCTTCGAGCATGCCGGAGATCGTCTTGCCTTCGGGCGCGTTCTCCAGCTTCACATCCGCAGGCAGGTTCAGTGTGATCTTCTCAACGCGCGTGGGGTCTTCGTAGCCGCCGCGAATCCAGTGAATATCCGAAGCCTTCACGCCGTATTCCTCTTCGAGGAACAGACGCACCCAGACATTCGCGGTCAGTTGATATTCGGGCACGCCAACGCGCTTGCCCTTCAGGTCTTCCGGCTTGTTGATATTGGCGTTTGCGTTGACGTACACGGACGTGTGACGGAACGCGCGCGAGGGAAAGACCGGCACTGCGATATAGGGTGAAGTCCCGTTCGCGGTCTTGACCGAGTAGCTGCTGAGCGACAATTCACAGATGTCGTAGTCTGCGTGACGGAATGCCCGGAAAAAGATTTCTTCCGGTTCCTGTAACATGAACGTCGGATCGACGCCTTCAATCTGCACTTCGCCGTCTACGAGAGGGCGCATACGGTCGTAGGGGCCGACCGCGACCGAAAGCTGCAATTTGCTCACACTGTCTCCCTTTAAAGGTCAAGTACCAGTTCATCTGACTTCGCGCGGGACACGCAAATCATGATGGCGCTGTCTTGTTCGTCGTCATCAAGCACGAAATCGCGGTGATCAGCTTCGCCAGCGCAGAGCACCGTCCGGCAGGCTCCGCAGGTTCCTGCTTCGCAAGAGCTGGGCGTTTCAACGCCAGACTCGCGCAACGCTGCCAGAATGCTTTGCCCAGGCGCGATATTCACGCACTTACCGCTGCGTTTGAGTGTGACGGTAAAGCTACCGGATTCATCGCCTGTAGACGTGCTCGTGCCGAAATCCTCGAAGTGGACCGCCGACGACGGCCAGCCCGATGCGCCATCACGCACGGCCTGCATGAGCGGGCGAGGGCCGCAGCAGTAGAGATGCGTATCGCCTTCGCGCGTTGCAAGCAGCTTGGCGAAATCAAGTGACTGTTCAGGGTTGCCGTGATCGTGGTGAATCTGGACGCGGTGCGATGGCAGCTCGGTAAGCTCTTTGAGAAAGGCAGTCGTTTCAGGCGAACGCGTGCAGTACACGAGCCGGTAGCGTGCGCCGCGCGCCTCAAGCTCGGCCATCATTGCGCGCATAGGTGTGATGCCGATGCCGCCCGCGATCAGCAGGTAATCGGACGCGTCATCGGTGAGCGCGAAATAATTCTCCGGTACCGATACACTCAGGCGCATCCCGACCTTCACGTCATTGATCATGCTGATAGAACCGCCTCGGCTGTTCGGGTCGAGCTTGACAGCCACAACATAACGATCACGCTCGGATGGCGCATTGCACAGGGAATAACGGCGCGCAATGCCGCGCGGCGTTTCGATCAGCACGTGCGCGCCGGCAGTGAATGCGGGCAGCAGCTCGCGATCTGGTGAGCGGAGTTCGAACTGGTAAATGCCGTCCGCAAGCGGAATTTTGCCGGCTACGGCGAGCGTCAGTGTTTTATTCATGATTGTTCAATCCGGTCTTTCCGGCGTCTCCTGAGATTGGGCTAGATGGCCTTCGGCGCGCACTGGTGCTCCAGCGAGATCTCGCAGCCATTTCGCGATGAGTGCAGTGCAGACAGGCAGATTTCGAGGTTTGCAAGTCCCCATTGACCGTCATGCAGCGCGGGGCGGCGTCCGGTGATCGCGTCATAAAATTCGGCCATCACGCGTTCACGCGGTGATGTCTCCGTGCGCAGCTTGAGCGAAGACATACCCTCATCCGTATAGACGAGCAGTCCCTCCGGGGACTGGCGAATTTCCCCGTGCTCGCAACTCACGAGCGTGAGGCCAAAGTGTGGCTGGTAGGGAGCGCGGCCGGGAATGGCGTGTTTCGCACGGGCCTGCTTGGCACGCAACTCATCTTCGGGGGCTATACGAGCGCGCGCAGCAATAGGTGCATTGAAGCCCCATTCGCCAACGCCGCTGACCAGTTCGGTGCTGGAGAAGCGGCCGTAGCCGTTGTAGACAGCCGTTGCAGCAGCACCATTTGCAAATTCGATGAACACGATGTGCGCGCCGGTCGCGCTGCGTTGCGCGTCAAAATCGAACGTCTTCGCGCGCACGGTACGCGCTTCACCGCCGCACAGCAGCCGAATGATGTCGAACTGGTGCGCGCCTTGGCGGATCGTCACGCCACCGCCTTCCTTGTCATTCAGTTCATCCGGGCGGCGCGGGCGATAGATCCAGTCGCTGTAGCACCAGGTGTTCACCATGCGCACCTGACCCAAGTCACCGCTCGCGATCAGGCTGTGCATCATGTGGACCGGTTCATCGTAGCTGTGCGAGTGACCGACCAGCAGCACAACACCTGCTTTCGTTGCGGCTTCCACCATCAACCGCGCGTCACTCAGACTGACCGCCATCGGTTTCTCAACCAGCACGTGCTTGCCTGCTGCACAAGCTAGCTCCACGTGCTCTCGGTGCAACTGCGTAGGCGAGCCAACGTACACGGCATCAAGACCGGAATGCATCAGCATTTCTTCGATCCTGGCGTAGGTCGCGATGCCGAATTCCGCAGCCGCTTCTGTGCGAATTTGCTCGACAGGATCAACGATAGCGACCAGTTCGAATTCCGGGCGCTGCGCGAGGGCAGGCAGGAACGCCCGTGCCGCTATGCCGAATCCGACCATACCAAGGCGCACACGCCCTGTAGGGTTTGAGATTGTGTTCATGAATTCTCCGGGTGCGAATGGCGTAACCTTAGGCAACTAAGTCAATATTGTCAATCATGGGCGATCCCCTACGACTCGCAACCGGTCCATTTCCTTCGAAGAAGGCGATATATCCTTGTTTTAAGCACATTTTTACAGAATTCATCTGGTAGGTGTTTACGAGCATTGCTGCTTAGGTACCTAAGTGTAAGATGAGTGCGAAGTTCAGTTGAGAACGAGCCTTTTCATCGCAACACATTGAGGGAACCCGTATGTTGACCGCAGAGCAGAACGTAGAACTGACGCGCGTAGGGCGCGGCACGCCGATGGGCGAACTGATGCGCCGTTACTGGCAGCCGATCGGTGCATTGTCGGAGCTGGACGGCAAGTGGACGAAGCGCGTGCGCCTGCTGGGCGAAGATCTTGTGCTGTTCCGTGACCGCCAGGGCAAGCTCGGTCTCATCGCGGAGCAATGCCCGCACCGCCGGGCATCGTTTTTCCACGGTATTCCGACTGAGAACGGCATTCGCTGCCCGTACCACGGCTGGGAATACAACGGCGCAGGCGAGTGCCTGAACCAGCCCAACGAGAAGGACAATCCGGAGTTCCGCAAGTCGGTTGGAACGGACTCGTACCCGGTGGAGGAACTGGGGGGCTTACTGTTCGCGTACATGGGG
Proteins encoded in this region:
- the prpF gene encoding 2-methylaconitate cis-trans isomerase PrpF, with the protein product MAHVPQIKIPATYIRGGTSKGVFFRLQDLPETAQVPGHARDALLMRVIGSPDPYGKQIDGMGGATSSTSKTVIVSKSTRPDHDVDYLFGQVSIDQLFVDWSGNCGNLSAAVGPFAISAGLVEPGRIPRNGVAIVRIWQANIGKIIIGHVPITNGEVQETGGFELDGVPFPAAEVQLEFMDPAAEEEGAGGAMFPTGNMVDNLEVPGVGTLKATMINVGIPTIFVNAESIGYTGTELQDAINGDPKALAMFETIRTYGALRMGLIKDVDEAAKRQHTPKVAFVAKPVDYVASSGKKLAAADVDLLVRALSMGKLHHAMPGTAAVATGTAAAIPGTLVNLVAGGGERNAVRFGHPSGTLRVGAEARQVNGEWVVKKVIMSRSARLLMEGWVRVPGDAF
- a CDS encoding ABC transporter substrate-binding protein yields the protein MSKLQLSVAVGPYDRMRPLVDGEVQIEGVDPTFMLQEPEEIFFRAFRHADYDICELSLSSYSVKTANGTSPYIAVPVFPSRAFRHTSVYVNANANINKPEDLKGKRVGVPEYQLTANVWVRLFLEEEYGVKASDIHWIRGGYEDPTRVEKITLNLPADVKLENAPEGKTISGMLEAGEIDALIGPRAPSCFDHGSPNVKYLFDDPQASAADWYRRTKLFPIMHTLGIRRTLVEQHPWLPMSVMKAFEKSKALALHRLTDTSATKVTLPFIENQLRAARQLMGDDFWSYGFAANENTVNRFLKRHHEEGLSIRALDAKDLFHPASLESFGI
- a CDS encoding PDR/VanB family oxidoreductase; translation: MNKTLTLAVAGKIPLADGIYQFELRSPDRELLPAFTAGAHVLIETPRGIARRYSLCNAPSERDRYVVAVKLDPNSRGGSISMINDVKVGMRLSVSVPENYFALTDDASDYLLIAGGIGITPMRAMMAELEARGARYRLVYCTRSPETTAFLKELTELPSHRVQIHHDHGNPEQSLDFAKLLATREGDTHLYCCGPRPLMQAVRDGASGWPSSAVHFEDFGTSTSTGDESGSFTVTLKRSGKCVNIAPGQSILAALRESGVETPSSCEAGTCGACRTVLCAGEADHRDFVLDDDEQDSAIMICVSRAKSDELVLDL
- a CDS encoding Gfo/Idh/MocA family oxidoreductase is translated as MNTISNPTGRVRLGMVGFGIAARAFLPALAQRPEFELVAIVDPVEQIRTEAAAEFGIATYARIEEMLMHSGLDAVYVGSPTQLHREHVELACAAGKHVLVEKPMAVSLSDARLMVEAATKAGVVLLVGHSHSYDEPVHMMHSLIASGDLGQVRMVNTWCYSDWIYRPRRPDELNDKEGGGVTIRQGAHQFDIIRLLCGGEARTVRAKTFDFDAQRSATGAHIVFIEFANGAAATAVYNGYGRFSSTELVSGVGEWGFNAPIAARARIAPEDELRAKQARAKHAIPGRAPYQPHFGLTLVSCEHGEIRQSPEGLLVYTDEGMSSLKLRTETSPRERVMAEFYDAITGRRPALHDGQWGLANLEICLSALHSSRNGCEISLEHQCAPKAI